From one Chlamydiifrater phoenicopteri genomic stretch:
- a CDS encoding TatD family hydrolase, which produces MSLIDAHLHLADESFQNDIREVLSRAEEGGIATLLNVSTTQQELCNAFHYAETTPNITFLHAAGTPPQDALGDIEADFDFFAKAAKEGKLVAVGEVGLDYGFVQNDQEKARQQEVFKRYLSLAIECALPPVIHCRNAFEDFFSILDSDYRNGRPGMLHCFTGSSEEAAELVKRGWYISISGIVTFKNAESLREVLRTLPLEQLLIETDAPYLAPVPFRGKKNEPSFIRHTFEKISSLKGVPVSELANIVKANMHQMLSS; this is translated from the coding sequence ATGTCTCTCATAGATGCCCACCTTCATTTGGCTGATGAATCTTTTCAAAATGATATTCGAGAGGTGTTGTCTCGAGCAGAAGAAGGCGGGATAGCAACGCTTCTCAACGTCTCCACCACGCAGCAGGAATTGTGCAACGCTTTTCACTATGCGGAAACAACTCCAAATATAACCTTTCTTCACGCAGCGGGGACTCCTCCTCAAGATGCTTTAGGTGATATAGAGGCAGACTTTGATTTTTTTGCTAAAGCCGCAAAGGAAGGTAAGCTGGTAGCTGTTGGAGAGGTCGGGTTAGACTATGGCTTCGTCCAAAATGATCAAGAAAAAGCACGTCAGCAAGAAGTTTTTAAAAGATATTTGTCTTTAGCTATAGAATGTGCTTTGCCACCGGTAATTCATTGCAGAAATGCTTTTGAAGATTTTTTCTCCATACTAGATTCTGATTATAGAAACGGCCGACCGGGAATGTTGCACTGTTTCACAGGGTCTTCTGAAGAGGCTGCGGAGCTAGTTAAGAGAGGATGGTACATATCTATCAGCGGTATAGTCACTTTTAAAAATGCAGAGTCTTTACGGGAGGTTTTGCGTACACTGCCTTTGGAGCAGCTCTTGATAGAAACAGATGCTCCCTACCTCGCTCCTGTCCCTTTTCGTGGGAAAAAAAATGAACCTTCGTTTATTCGTCATACCTTTGAAAAAATTTCCTCTTTGAAGGGCGTTCCAGTTTCTGAATTGGCCAACATAGTAAAAGCCAACATGCATCAGATGCTTTCTTCTTGA
- a CDS encoding succinate dehydrogenase encodes MQEILMYEKSKKPSLTSGRFSFFLRVLHSISGIAFTFFLCEHLLTNFLASSLGGGGKFFVALVDRFHSIPGLKFIEICCLALPFGIHAVIGIVYAINGKFNIYSRDGSSPACNFARNHAYVWQRITAWVLLLSVGLHVIHMRFVLYPSKVEWSGKTYYAVKALGRQVVPTVGRGAEYHVLVQKQRLALPHELEENLANETVLILTSSAGKAFHYIVKKALSSLWVAILYTVLVLASVFHGFNGLWTFCSRWGIVETDKQQKILRLGIYGLIIPLFSFLGVYTVWNLYFSF; translated from the coding sequence ATGCAGGAGATTTTGATGTATGAAAAAAGTAAGAAACCTAGCTTAACCAGCGGCCGGTTTTCTTTTTTCTTAAGAGTCCTTCACTCAATTTCTGGAATAGCGTTTACTTTTTTTCTTTGTGAACACCTTCTTACAAATTTTTTAGCCTCCTCTTTAGGGGGCGGAGGCAAATTTTTTGTTGCTCTTGTTGATAGGTTCCATTCTATTCCCGGGTTGAAGTTCATAGAAATTTGCTGCTTGGCATTACCTTTCGGAATACACGCTGTTATCGGCATAGTCTACGCCATTAATGGGAAATTTAATATTTATAGCAGAGATGGAAGCTCTCCTGCTTGTAACTTTGCTAGAAATCACGCTTACGTATGGCAACGCATCACAGCATGGGTGCTTCTATTGTCTGTAGGGCTTCATGTAATTCATATGCGGTTTGTTTTATATCCATCTAAAGTAGAATGGAGCGGGAAGACTTATTATGCTGTCAAAGCTCTTGGAAGACAGGTTGTTCCAACTGTGGGAAGGGGGGCAGAGTATCATGTATTGGTTCAAAAACAAAGATTAGCGCTTCCGCACGAGTTAGAGGAAAATCTGGCTAATGAAACCGTGTTAATCTTGACTTCTAGTGCAGGAAAGGCTTTCCACTATATTGTTAAAAAGGCCCTATCGTCGCTGTGGGTGGCCATACTTTATACTGTGCTTGTTTTAGCCTCAGTTTTCCATGGGTTTAATGGCTTGTGGACGTTCTGCTCACGCTGGGGAATAGTTGAGACAGATAAGCAACAGAAAATTTTGCGTCTGGGCATTTATGGTTTGATCATTCCTTTGTTTTCTTTTCTTGGTGTATACACCGTTTGGAATTTGTATTTTTCATTCTAA
- the sdhA gene encoding succinate dehydrogenase flavoprotein subunit yields MGRSGRVIVVGGGLAGLSAAIKLADAGLLVEIISLTKVKRSHSVCAQGGINAAVNLKEGEEDSPYRHAYDTIKGGDFLADQPPVLEMCLAAPRIIKMLDNWGCPFNRNAKGELDVRRFGGTLYSRTVFCGASTGQQLMYTLDEQVRRREVAGSVTKRENHEFVRLVMDDSGRACGVVLMNLFNNRLEVLPADAVVIATGGPGVIFRLSTNSVFCTGSANGKLFMQGMHYANPEFIQIHPSAIPGKDKLRLISESVRGEGGRVWVPGDASKTLLFPDGSQRACGQTGQPWYFLEEMYPAYGNLVSRDVGARAILQVCEAGMGIGGGQEVFLDVTHLPEANRKKLEAVLEIYRKFTGEDPNKTPMRIFPAVHYSMGGAWVDWPAADDPDRNSRYRHMTNLVGCFNCGESDFLYHGANRLGANSLLSCIYAGLLAGDEVATFIKDKGCQDKVSSTVFEKALMEEREHNEQLLRNQGKENVFKLHEEIADLMVRNVTVKRNNKDLKETLEKLKEFRERFNNIRIQDSSKFANKTFHFAKRLKPMLELALAITKGALLRNEFRGSHFKPEFPERDDKNWLKTTVASYSPDEPSISYVAVDIRHVAPALRDYTKGNKGEKIELMNVPQNIKLPV; encoded by the coding sequence ATGGGAAGAAGTGGTAGAGTTATCGTTGTCGGAGGAGGTCTAGCAGGGCTGTCTGCAGCGATAAAGTTAGCAGATGCCGGATTGCTGGTAGAAATCATTTCTTTAACTAAAGTCAAAAGGTCGCACTCTGTCTGTGCTCAAGGTGGTATTAATGCCGCTGTTAATCTCAAAGAAGGAGAGGAAGATTCCCCTTATAGGCATGCTTATGACACGATAAAAGGCGGAGACTTTCTTGCTGACCAACCTCCTGTTTTGGAAATGTGCTTGGCGGCACCCAGAATCATTAAAATGCTAGATAACTGGGGATGTCCTTTCAACAGAAACGCTAAAGGAGAATTGGATGTTCGACGCTTCGGCGGCACTCTTTATAGTCGAACGGTTTTTTGTGGAGCCTCCACAGGCCAACAGTTGATGTACACTCTGGATGAACAGGTAAGGCGAAGGGAAGTCGCTGGAAGTGTCACTAAAAGAGAAAATCATGAATTCGTCAGATTGGTAATGGATGATTCTGGACGAGCTTGTGGCGTTGTCCTCATGAATTTATTCAATAATCGATTGGAAGTATTACCCGCAGACGCTGTTGTTATAGCCACTGGAGGGCCTGGTGTAATATTTCGTCTGTCAACGAATTCTGTTTTTTGTACAGGATCTGCAAATGGAAAGTTATTTATGCAGGGAATGCACTATGCTAATCCCGAATTTATTCAAATTCATCCCTCAGCTATTCCTGGAAAGGATAAGCTGCGTCTAATATCTGAGTCTGTTCGAGGGGAAGGAGGAAGAGTTTGGGTCCCTGGAGATGCTTCGAAAACTTTATTGTTCCCTGATGGATCACAAAGAGCTTGTGGTCAAACGGGACAGCCGTGGTATTTCTTGGAAGAAATGTATCCCGCCTACGGAAATTTAGTTAGCAGGGACGTAGGAGCCAGAGCTATTTTGCAAGTATGCGAAGCAGGAATGGGTATTGGCGGCGGGCAAGAAGTATTCTTAGATGTTACACATCTTCCAGAAGCAAACAGGAAAAAGCTGGAAGCCGTTTTGGAGATTTATAGGAAATTTACAGGAGAAGATCCCAACAAGACTCCAATGCGTATATTCCCTGCGGTGCACTACTCTATGGGGGGAGCTTGGGTAGACTGGCCTGCTGCAGACGATCCTGATAGGAACTCTCGCTACCGGCATATGACAAATTTGGTAGGATGTTTTAACTGTGGGGAATCGGACTTTTTATATCATGGTGCTAACCGGTTGGGAGCCAATTCGTTGCTGTCCTGTATTTATGCAGGATTATTAGCAGGAGACGAAGTAGCAACTTTCATCAAAGATAAAGGCTGTCAAGACAAAGTCTCTTCTACAGTTTTTGAAAAAGCTCTTATGGAAGAAAGAGAGCACAATGAGCAGTTATTGAGAAATCAAGGAAAAGAAAATGTCTTCAAACTGCACGAAGAGATAGCAGACCTCATGGTAAGAAATGTTACTGTGAAAAGAAATAACAAAGACTTAAAGGAAACTCTCGAGAAACTTAAAGAGTTTCGTGAGAGATTCAATAATATAAGAATTCAAGATTCTTCAAAATTTGCCAATAAAACATTTCATTTTGCCAAGAGGCTAAAGCCTATGCTCGAACTGGCTTTAGCTATTACCAAAGGCGCTTTACTAAGAAATGAGTTTAGAGGCTCTCATTTTAAACCAGAATTTCCTGAGCGCGACGATAAAAATTGGTTGAAAACAACAGTAGCCAGTTATTCTCCCGACGAGCCATCTATTTCCTATGTTGCCGTAGACATAAGACATGTTGCCCCAGCTCTTAGAGATTATACGAAAGGGAATAAAGGAGAAAAAATAGAATTAATGAACGTGCCCCAAAACATAAAGCTGCCTGTGTAG
- the sdhB gene encoding succinate dehydrogenase iron-sulfur subunit, with translation MFILKVFRGTPGHQFWEKFSLPLRPGENVISALMEIEKNPINIDGKPVDPIVWEQGCLEDVCGSCSMLINGKPSQGCTALIANLLEETGTDTVTLAPFTKFPLIRDLMVDRSVMFENLKKVQGWVENAVEGDNYGVSVSQEQQDLMYTLSTCMTCGCCAEACPQVHDDSDFIGPAPISQARLFNTYPGDRKAKKRLKILAGKGGLEGCGQAQNCVRVCPKKLPLTESISAMGKAVLKHEFFSFFASFFRKKKK, from the coding sequence ATGTTTATATTAAAAGTTTTTCGAGGAACACCAGGGCATCAATTTTGGGAAAAGTTTTCTCTACCGTTACGGCCTGGGGAAAATGTTATCAGCGCATTAATGGAAATAGAAAAAAATCCTATCAATATTGATGGGAAGCCCGTGGACCCCATCGTATGGGAACAGGGATGCTTAGAAGATGTCTGTGGCTCCTGCTCGATGCTTATCAACGGAAAACCTTCTCAAGGATGCACAGCCCTGATCGCCAACTTATTAGAGGAAACTGGAACAGATACTGTTACGTTAGCACCCTTCACAAAGTTTCCGCTAATTCGAGATCTAATGGTCGATAGATCTGTCATGTTCGAAAACCTCAAGAAAGTTCAAGGATGGGTGGAAAATGCTGTCGAAGGAGACAATTATGGTGTTTCCGTATCCCAAGAGCAACAGGATCTAATGTACACGTTATCCACTTGTATGACTTGCGGCTGTTGTGCCGAAGCTTGTCCGCAGGTGCACGATGATTCAGATTTTATAGGGCCCGCACCAATCTCCCAAGCAAGGCTGTTTAACACCTATCCAGGAGACAGAAAAGCTAAAAAGCGTTTGAAAATTTTGGCTGGGAAAGGAGGGCTAGAGGGGTGTGGGCAAGCACAAAATTGTGTGCGTGTCTGTCCAAAAAAGCTGCCTTTAACAGAAAGTATTTCTGCTATGGGAAAAGCCGTTTTGAAACACGAATTTTTTTCTTTCTTCGCCTCTTTCTTTAGAAAGAAGAAAAAGTAA